In the genome of Channa argus isolate prfri chromosome 8, Channa argus male v1.0, whole genome shotgun sequence, the window tggtgagttggagTCTGTTCTGAAGAGGTGAGCGGTGATAGTTAGAGGTGGATATCCAAACCCTTTGGACCCTTTTGGCACCCAAAGGTTTGGGTCAGGCTTTGGACAGAAATGTGGAAAATCTGTTTTCGGGTTTGTGTCAGATTCTGTGACATGGGTTCAGGTGTGACTGTCAATATTTAGGTCTATGACTCTATGAGTCCATGTTTCTTCTGGTGTAGTGTTGCTTGTGGgagaaaacactgcacaaattCAACTGCATCGGGTTCAAGTCAGGTTCTGCCACCACATCCTCAGGCTCAGGTCAGCTTCAAATATTAAAAGGTGACCTGAACCCAACTCTGCTGCTAATGCAACTGTCCTTTTGGCAGTTTATCGGCTTGTGAATTGGCAGATGTCGCACAGAGCCACtggaaaacagttttttatCGGTTTTGCAAAAAGCGTCCACATTTTAGTATTATTTGATTTGGATTTTCATATACATTCCCATGCCGTCATCTTAGACATTCGGATACACATGTGCTCAAACACACTTGTTGATCATAATCAGTCACataagccaaaagaaaaaaacacggataataattaaaaaaaagggcaaagaGCAGGAcatatgttaatgttttttttttttttaaagtagcaTCCAACAAATACACAGTGGCATGTGAGGTGTATCACGTAACATTGCTGGTGAGGGAACAGCAACAGGATAATATGAATTTGTATCACCACATACAACAATGAGAGGGCgtgttatttcattttgaatCTTAACAGGACAGCAAGGTATCACACAAACGTGTCTTTTGTcagttgacatttttttctgaaaatgagCTTAGCATCAACAACACACACCACGTCCTGAATAATTAATGGTTGAGTGCGACTAACTTGCGCATATGCACAATATAAACCTTTTGCTTGTGCTGCTTTCCAAATAAATGGCAGGCTTTCAGAACTTGACATCAGCCTTGTTTTCTGTATTAAAGATctatttttcaatttaaagtGACTGCAAACATAGCTTGATACCTTATTTAGATCATGTTTGGCTTTCACCTCCTGTCAGTCGCCACGCTGACAGCTCTGTATCTCTTTTCACTTCTGCTTCCTCAGACggacaaaccttttttttttatttttttttgtttaaactgagaTTCTAAGGAGAGTCGGCTGAAGTGCAGAATCAATCTTTCAGAGAggcccccccacccctcctcctcctcctcacgcTGCTTTCACTGTTGTTCTGCCCGTTCCAGCAGAGCCTGGTAGATTTCTGATTTCAGAAATCGTGGATAGCAGTCGTTTTCCATCAGGCCATATATAAGTTTCTGCGCCCTGTCGAAGCAATTTGGCCCCGGCTGAGAGAGACTTTTGCTGATTTCCTCCCTCGTCACACAGTCAATGTTTATCTgcgttcaaaaaaaaaaaaaaaaaaacagcaccttttattttatgtttgcttGATATTTTTGCTTTAGAACGTTAGCTTCCGGTTCAAATAACTGACGTCATGATCAACAAGGAAAGGAAAGGTGGCCTGCAAACATGACTGTAAGTCATAGTAAAAGGCAATTGAGGTTTGTTGGAAGTTACACGGGTTTGACTTCATTCACGGCTCAGTGTACCAAAGTACTACCTGTCTCGGTGCATCCACTTGGACAAACTCGCCGTAGATCCTTTTGGCAGCAGCCGTCATTTCTGTGTCTCTGGCGATTTTCTTGTAATCCTCACAGGCCAGCCAGAATAGAAGGTTCTCCTCACTGTACTCTGTCCTCAAGAAGTCCTCGAACACCAGTTGGCCCGCTGCAAAGAGGGAGCAGAAACACTTTACAGCCACAGGCGTTTGGTTTCAAACAGTCAACAGATGTTCAGTTTCAGTGAAGTGAGCTGAGGATTTCAAGCTTTGTTTCCCTTATAATCCtccatttcataaaaaaaaaaaataaaaaaatgatagaGTCTAGCCTGCAACAACAGTTTCCTCACGGTGTAACTGATTCCAATGTACCTATAATGTATACAgagttttctgtctttgtgttgaaATGATAATAGGAGCTCTGGGGGCATCGTCATGACACACTGAGCACATAGTTCATCTCCTCGTTAGCTCCACAAAGCCAGCAAAGTGCATTGACGGTGAAGTTGTGGAGGCCCTTTAAACTTCAAAACCTTCAAATTCAAACCTGCCTCCGCCTTGAACGATCGTGCAAACCTTGTTATCTCCTCACACGCCGTAGGTTTTGTTTGTGCCGCCGCAAAGACGTGGAAACTCAGCCCCATGGATGCAAACATTACAAACATCTATCTGCAAGCACCAGCGTTTTCCACGCAAATGgctttaaataaattagtgCCGCTGTTCTGACAGTAATTGACAAGAAACAACATATGTCCAGAGGGCCGCTTGCTCCTGTCTACAAATCATTCTCCACATCCAAACAGACTCGACTCTTTAATATCGCAGGAGAAGTATAGGAATGTGAATATCATCAGATTGCAATTGGCTCATGCtctagtttatttattttttctgctacTGTTTACCTATTTTTCATACGTGTCACTGCATTTCTTCAAAGTGAAGCTGGGGCAACGAGACAAAGTGGATCTTCCAGGGGGCAGTTAATCTTGACACAGCAGACAACAGGCTGAAATATTACAGATCAGCTGAATTCATTTCAGTAACGTAATGAGAGAAGAAAGACAgcagaggaggggagagagggacTGCATATGCCCCTTGAGTCATTTCCAAATAGAGGCCTGGAATATGGTCAAGTGAATCTGTGAGCGCAGGCTTTATAAATGAATACGAGCTGGGTGGAATCATCCTATCTACACTGGCAGCCACGATTAGGTCTTTTATCTCTGCCAGTGTCCTCCTCCTTAAATGTATCTGCGAATAGATTTGATGAACTTGAAGAAAGAATATATCCTCAATCCTTCCAAAGGAGCCCGAGGGCAATTCAAGATGATATGTGAGGCCGAGCAGCCGAGAACTGCTTGGGGGCAGGGCGGGGCGGGAGAAGAGATAACGGTGCATTGAGAGTTCAGCATCGGAAACGTGAAAATGGCTTACTTTTACACTCCAGGAGATGGTCGATTGACACTCCCCATGCCATCACATCAACGGGAGCCCTGCAGAGCAACGAGGTCTCATCAAACAGGTGACATGAGTAATGTGTAATGTGCCTTCCTGCCATTGAAAACTAGGGCATTTGAACAAATAAGAGTCATGTTTAAAATCCGATCTGTGATCGATTAGTTAAACCTTTTTAGGTCAATGTCTCTTGATTGAATTTAAACACGGTTGACTCATGTTAGTTAATAAAGTATGAGAAGACATCAAAgaagattaaattaaaataaatacacccccccccccccaaaaaaaaaaaaacgcaaaaaGACAGCAGCTCACATCTTAGCTGATGTTGCCGTTTTATTGGATGTCAGCTCAGTCAGCGGTGTCCACAGGAAGCGGGCGTCCTCCTGagcacagacacataaaaacagTGCATAAAAATAGCAATTAAGTTCGTTATTCATAAaagttgagagagagagagattcagACAGTTTTAGGAGAAATAATTAATATTGACGGTGAATTAAATTACTGGTGTTACTCCTTCAGCTCTACAGAATCTTTTGCTCTTGGCTCATTGCAGCATTAAGTATTTTGCAGCTTTCTGTACCTgaacattaaacatttgcaGGCACACAATGGTTTCATATTCTACAGTAATGGGCTTCAATAACCCATGCCTGCACCTTTTTTCTGCACTTTTAATTGTGATTTGTCTACAGTGAGATTTATGCCAGCCTAAAAGCTAACAGCCAAGCTAGCTGCATCCTCGTGTCATTAGTTTACTTGTTCGGCATCTCGAATTAGATAAAAATTTAATGATTCCTGTGGGGAAACCGGCttgtttctgcagcagcagcagcagcagagagagaatcAGATAAGTCAGAACACTGAATGTAATACTAGGAATCGCAGTAAGTGAACATGCTGAAAAGTGGAACAAAGGAATACTAGCATCTGCTGTGGCAGAGTCATAGCCTGGAGAGGATGTGCAACAGCTGTAACATTATCTGATGTGTGGAGGGGATAAAAGCTGCCTTAAAGAATGCCTGACTTGTGTGAATGACATTTTTCAACACCTGCCAAAGCTGCTGAAACTCACGAGGATTCGGTTTTTAGGTTGGAACCTCTTTGCGAATGAATGCCATGTCAATTAAAAGGTCAGGAAAGCTGAGGGACTGCACAGAGAACATGCATGATGTAAACCCTGCAGCACTGTAGTAACAAGAAAGGCCCAGTCCAGTTGGATGTGCGTCGGTGGTGGGGTTAAGGTTGGAGCTGAGCTGAGCACCACCCTGCTCCAACCAACCACTTAATAAAGAGCACATAACATGATGTACGAGGTAGCAGGAGgctaaaatatttaagaaatgcCACTTTTTGGCTTGAGCATTGCTTTTTAGCGTTGGGTTGTCACTGAGCCAGCAGGACTGGGCCTGACCTTGCTGACCAGTGATCAGCACCGGcacattttttaacacaatGATGTCTTTTGCAAGATTCAGTCCCTACATTGCTAAGAAAGACACTATCAGTACCACCAATGGCTGTTCAGGAGAGGCCTGAGCTAgaatggcaaaaaaacaacacacatggCCACATATAACTAAGAAAAGACATGTTGGCACTTTGGGGCCAAAGTTGTGCAATTCATACGTCAATAcgtaaaacatattaaaaccgTCTCCTCATTCGCTTTTTTTA includes:
- the LOC137132157 gene encoding regulator of G-protein signaling 1-like encodes the protein MAPVDVMAWGVSIDHLLECKTGQLVFEDFLRTEYSEENLLFWLACEDYKKIARDTEMTAAAKRIYGEFVQVDAPRQINIDCVTREEISKSLSQPGPNCFDRAQKLIYGLMENDCYPRFLKSEIYQALLERAEQQ